In the Silvanigrella aquatica genome, ATTCAAACAAGTGGTCGTTCCTTACATGCTCAAGAAATGAATTTTAATGACATTAGAACAACATTACAAGCTTTACTTGCCCTATCCGACAACTGCAATTCGTTACACACAAATGCATATGATGAGGCTGTGACAACACCCACAGAAGAAAGCGTGAGACGAAGTATGGCCATTCAACTTATACTTGCTCGCGAATTTGGAATGCTGAAAAATGAAAATCCCATGCAAGGCAGTTACTTTATTGAATCTCTGACCAATGCTGTTGAAGAAGCCGTACTACAAGAATTTGATAGAATATCAAGTAGAGGAGGTGTATTAGGAGCAATGGAGACACAATATCAGAGAGGAAAAATTCAGGAAGAAAGTCTCTATTATGAAACTCTAAAGCATACGGGCAAATTACCATTAATTGGCGTGAATACTTATTTAAATCCAAATGAAGACGAAAACACAGTTCCACATGAAATACAGCTTTCTCGAGCCTCTTACGAAGAAAAAAATGAACAATTAACTCGGTTAGAGGAGTTTAAATCAACATACCAAGAAAACGTGCAAAAGGCATTAAAAAGACTTCAAGAAACTGTTCTTTCCAATGGAAATATCTTTGAAGAATTGCTTTACACTACGCGTTATGCTTCCTTGGGAGAAATTACCACGGCATTGTATGCCGTAGGTGGGCAATACCGGAGAGCAATGTAAAATTAAACCTCTCATCTTATTGACGAATCTTTCTTTTCTTAAAAATTCATTTAAAATAAATTAGAGAATATTTATTCAATTTGTATTTTTATATTTAAAGAGGATTTATGCATCAACACGATAATACTTCTCTTAAAGAATGTTGGAGCAATTTTAAAAGACTTATCTCGCACGATCCTCCTCTTTTAAGAAAAACAAAAGAAAAATTAGAAGCTCATGATGGGATTGATGAACATAAGAGTTTAAACTATGAAAGCATTAAACATCAAATTGATATTTATATTCATAAAAATGAAAATTTAATATTTCTTATTGGCCCTTGGGGATCAGGAAAAACATACTTAATAGAAAAGTACTCTCATGAAATACAAGAGGGAGGGCTTCATTTTATTAAAAAAAGCTTTTTTGGTATAAAATCATTAAATGCCGCTTATGTTCATCTCCTTGGCATATTTAAAACCGGCTTATTTTTATTTGTTATTTATACGGTTATTTATCGCTTTGGTTTCTATGAATCAAACTTTTTTGCACCTCTATTTATTGTATTAAGTCTTATGCTACTTACAAATAGAATGAATATCACTTATTCCTTTTATAAATTCATCAGCAGTTTGGTAGATATTTTGATTACAAGTGGCTTTCACCTTGCTATTTTAACCCGCAAGGTATTAGATATGCGCGATTTAAGAAATTTTAAACATAAGGTGTATATTTTAGACGATCTCGATCGCAGTTCCTTAAAGGATGAAGATAGGTGGGCTCTGCTTGCAAATTTATGGAATTATAATACAACGTATATTGTGCTTCTAGGTTATTCTGAAGATGATAGAGTAAAAGGAAAGAGCAAACTTGAACTTATTGAATTTTGTGAAAAACTTGAAGGTAAAATTATTTTTCTTCCTATTGCATGGGAAAGAAATGAAGAAATAATGAATTTTTATTTATCGCAAATTTTTTCAAATTTTAATCTTTCATCTCCTTTTCAATCACCCATTTGGAATGTCATTTTTACACCAAGAGAGCTTATTAATATTGCCGATCATTTCAAAATAAAATTTGAAGAATATCAAATACGTCATAAAGGTTATGAAAATACTGGTGGTATTTTTTTTGATTGCCTTTTAATCCGCTCTTTAATGAATAGATTTATTGATAAAGCAAAAATTATTCATGATCATAAAATATATTTAATTAAGCAGACACAAAATGATATTCCAAAAGATATTTTAAAATTTTATAACTCAATCAACCAATTTTTAAATACATTGGATTCTTATTTAGTTAAATTAAATAATTTAAAAGAACAACCCAATTCAGAAATAAAAAACAAGGAAAACCAAGAATTATTAGAAATAATTTTTCTTCACAGTGAAGAAAAAATGTTAAAATTTTTTGATGACACGACTCAAATTTGGACTGATAACAATGATAAAAAAGAAATCCCGTAAACTTACAGATAAACTTCTCTCCCGCCTTGAAAAAGTCGAATGTCCCGACACAACTTATTTTGGTGAGCGCTTTCCCATTGTCATGAAACGTGGAACAGGAATGTGGGTACATGATATTGATAACCATCGTTATCTCGATTTTACAGCCTGTTTTGGAGTTCTTGCTTTAGGCCATCGACCTAAAGTAACACTACAAGCCCTTCGCAAACAAGCGGCAAAACTCATTCATGGTATGGGTGATGTGCATCCCTCCACTCCCAAAATTCAATTATTAGAACTTCTTGCAAAAATTTCTCCCTATGAAAACGCAAAATCTTTATTAGGTCAAAGTGGTGGAGATGCCATTGAATCCGCAATTAAAACAGCAATGCTCGCGACAAAAAGAAATAAATTCTTAAGTTTCGCAGGGGGCTACCACGGATTGCAATTTGCACCACTGACATTAAATCACAGGGAAGATTTTACTAAAGGATTTGAATCCTGGATTGAAGGGAAAAGTTATTGTCTTCCGTTTCCTTATTTTAAAGGAGAAATTTCTTCTACTACAGAAAACTTATCTCACGAACTTCTATTAAATAAACACCAATTGCAGCAACCCGAAAAAGTTTTAGAAATTCTTGAAAAAGAATTAAAGAAAAAAGAATATGCTGCTCTTATTTTAGAACCCATTCAGGGACGTGGCGGAAAAAGAGGATTTTCGGCAGATTTTTTAAAACAATGTCAGTTTTTATGCAAAAAATATGGGACATTAATTATTTTTGATGAAATTTATACCGGATTTGGCCGGACTGGAAAAATGTTTGCCTATGAACATTATAATGTAATTCCCGATCTTCTCTGCGTAGGAAAAGCCATGGGAGGTGGCTTGCCCATTAGCGCGTGCATTGGAAATATTATGGATGTTTGGGAAAAATCAAAAGGTGAAGCAAGACAAACGCAAACATTTTTGGGAAATCCCCTCGCCTGTTACGTTGCCACCGAAACCATAAAATCAATTGAAAATCATTTACCTACATTTCAAGCGGAATTAAATAAAATTGATCGTGAATTTATAAAATTTACCGAAGTTATGAACTCAAATAAATTATCCGAAAAATTTCCTTTCCAAATCCGCGGCAAAGGTTTTATGCGCGGTATTTGGTTTTATAATCAAGAGGAAGCATTTTGTGTTCCTTTAATGGAAAATTTATTAGAAAATGGTTTTATTGTGCTACCCGAAGGTCCACGAGCAGATGTTCTTTCACTCACACCGCCACTCATAGCAACGGCCTCTCATTACAAAAAAATACTAAATGCTCTTCCTCGGATGTTGGAAAATTTTAAGTAAAAATATTATTTTAAATGAGGAAAAACAATGTCAACTGAAACCCCATGCTCCCTGCAAACAAAATCAAGTGGTGAAAATATAATTTGTTCTGTTGCTAAATTACATGCCCAAATTGCAATTGAATTGAAAGAACCCTGGGCTTCTATTCCTATGAAATCAGAATATTATCCTGAAGAATTGCAATCTTTGCTTCCTGAAATAGGAAGATTAAAATTAGAAGTGGGTTTAAATTATTTTGCAAAAAATGAATTGTCTATTCATAATCACACTCGCATTTTTATCTTTAAAAATAATGGAAATGAGTTTGAAGATTTTCATAAAATAGAATTACTCTTTTCAAATGAAAACTTGAAGAGCATTATCCCGCAAATTTTGGAATATTTAAAATCCAATATTAATAACTTTAA is a window encoding:
- a CDS encoding P-loop NTPase fold protein, producing MHQHDNTSLKECWSNFKRLISHDPPLLRKTKEKLEAHDGIDEHKSLNYESIKHQIDIYIHKNENLIFLIGPWGSGKTYLIEKYSHEIQEGGLHFIKKSFFGIKSLNAAYVHLLGIFKTGLFLFVIYTVIYRFGFYESNFFAPLFIVLSLMLLTNRMNITYSFYKFISSLVDILITSGFHLAILTRKVLDMRDLRNFKHKVYILDDLDRSSLKDEDRWALLANLWNYNTTYIVLLGYSEDDRVKGKSKLELIEFCEKLEGKIIFLPIAWERNEEIMNFYLSQIFSNFNLSSPFQSPIWNVIFTPRELINIADHFKIKFEEYQIRHKGYENTGGIFFDCLLIRSLMNRFIDKAKIIHDHKIYLIKQTQNDIPKDILKFYNSINQFLNTLDSYLVKLNNLKEQPNSEIKNKENQELLEIIFLHSEEKMLKFFDDTTQIWTDNNDKKEIP
- a CDS encoding aspartate aminotransferase family protein: MIKKKSRKLTDKLLSRLEKVECPDTTYFGERFPIVMKRGTGMWVHDIDNHRYLDFTACFGVLALGHRPKVTLQALRKQAAKLIHGMGDVHPSTPKIQLLELLAKISPYENAKSLLGQSGGDAIESAIKTAMLATKRNKFLSFAGGYHGLQFAPLTLNHREDFTKGFESWIEGKSYCLPFPYFKGEISSTTENLSHELLLNKHQLQQPEKVLEILEKELKKKEYAALILEPIQGRGGKRGFSADFLKQCQFLCKKYGTLIIFDEIYTGFGRTGKMFAYEHYNVIPDLLCVGKAMGGGLPISACIGNIMDVWEKSKGEARQTQTFLGNPLACYVATETIKSIENHLPTFQAELNKIDREFIKFTEVMNSNKLSEKFPFQIRGKGFMRGIWFYNQEEAFCVPLMENLLENGFIVLPEGPRADVLSLTPPLIATASHYKKILNALPRMLENFK